Within Metabacillus sp. KUDC1714, the genomic segment TTATCACTTGGTATGGTTGGAGCATTATCTATCGTTCGTTTCCGTACGCCAATAAAAGATCCAATGGATTTAGTTTACTTATTCTGGTCAGTCATTGCTGGTATTTTAAGTGGTGCAGGATTTATTTTATTAGCTATCATCGGTTCGGTCCTAATTGGTCTTGTTATTATTTTATTTGCAAACAAAATTAAAGTGGACAACCCGTATCTATTAGTTGTGAAATTTGATAAAAACTCTGTCGGAGAACAAATTGAACAGATTATGAGTGAAAAAACGAAAAAATTCTCATTAAAATCTAAATCTATTATTCAAGATTATGAGATTGAAGTGACATATGAAATTCGTGTAAAAGAAAACGATGCGGAAATTGCATCAGAAATATCTACTATTCAAGGCGTGCGTTCCGCAGTCATGCTAAGCTATGATGGCAACTTTACAGCCTAAGTAAATGATCCTAAGTAGATCTTTAGCATTTTAGATCTACTTTATTTCATAATAAAACGTATCGAGTAAACAAACAGCTTACGATACTTAAATAAGGATGATTAAGAGGATGATTAAAAAAGTTAATAGGTTCATTCCATTATTGTTTGGTATTGCTTTAATCATCAGTGGTTGTAGTAGCGATACGAAGACAAGTAGTACACAGGCCTCTGAACTAGTAAATAATCTAGTTACTTATGCCAGTGATGATTTATATACTGATTGGCAAGAAGATAATGTGACATTTATTAAGTTGAGTGAAACAACAGCAACTGTGGCTGAGAATGATGGTGTCATTGTTGAAGATAATCAAATATTGATTCGAACAACCGGAACTTATGTTGTAGAAGGAACTTTAAAGGATGGACAAATTGTTGTAGATGCAGAAGATGCAGGTACCGTTCGCATCATATTAAATGGAGCAACGATTAACTCTTCAACAAGTGCACCCATTTATGTAAAGCAAGCAGATAAAACGGTGATATCTCTTGAGAAAAACACAAAAAATATCCTATCTGATGCAACAGAATATGTTTATGAAGATGAAGAAGCAGATGAACCAGAAGCAGCAGATGAACCAGAAGCAGCAATTTTTAGTAAAGATGATTTGACGATCAACGGTTCTGGATCGTTAAACGTATCAGGAAATTTTAAAGATGGTATTACAAGTCGCGATAACTTAAAAATTACAGGTGGTAACCTAGAAGTTACTTCTGTAGATGATGGGATTGTTGGTCGAGATTTATTAGCCATGAAAAATGCCACTATTTCAGTAGTAGCAACTGGTGATGGTGTGAAAGCTTCAAACGATGAAGACGAGAAAAAAGGTAACATTATTTTGGAAAGTGGTTCTTTAACTGTTCAAGCAAAAGGTGATGGCGTTCAAGCTGAGAAGGCAGTAACTGTAATAGACGGTGAATATTCCATTGTAGCAGGTGGCGGTAGCCCAGAAACAATCGAGAGCGCTTCTGAAATTGGTGGTGCTTTCGGTAATCGAGAATTTAATAACGATGGTACAAATGAGGTAAGAACAAACTCAGCAGAAATGCCAAGCGGTGGCACACCTCCTGAGGAAATGACAGGTGAACCACCACAAAGACCAACTGATGAAGCTACGGAAGAAGCAGATTCAGAGGATACAATCAGTACAAAAGGTATAAAAGCAGGTACTGAAATTATTATTGCTGGTGGAACATTTACAATTGACTCCCTTGAGGATGCACTTCATAGTGATCAAGATGTCTCTATTTCTGATGGCAAGGTCCTTATTTCTACCGGAGATGACGGTATTCATGGCGATGCAAATGTAGCGATTAACGGTGGAGAAATTAATATTGATAAAAGCAAAGAAGGTATCGAAGGAATGAATATTACGATTGCTGACGGTACCATTCACGTTAATGCAGCAGATGATGGAGTCAATAATAATGGAGGTAGTAGTGAATTCGGTATGCCTGGTATGGCGATGAACGTATCTGGAGCTTCCGAAGAAACAGAAACAGCTGAAGAAGAGACAGCCGCAGAAGAAACGTCTGAAGAAGGTAAATTATTAATTGAGGGTGGCTACTTATATGTAAATGCGAATGGTGACGGACTTGATTCAAATACAGCAATAAAAATGACCGGTGGAACGGTTCTTGTATATGGACCTTCTTCATCTGGGAATGGGTCTCTAGATTACGATCAGTCCTTCATTATTGAGGGTGGTACTTTAGTTGCTGCTGGTAGTAGTGGTATGGCACAAGGTATTTCAGAAGACTCCAATCAAAATGCCATCATGATGACATTCACTGAATTCCAAGAAGCAGGAACAACAATGTATGTCGAGGATAGCAATG encodes:
- a CDS encoding DUF4956 domain-containing protein, which gives rise to MNTTNFSDIFKSSFLETTSSFSLIDSLLGLGVAFLVGLCIYAVYKKTFNGVIYSHSFNISLIIMTMATALVIMGISQNVLLSLGMVGALSIVRFRTPIKDPMDLVYLFWSVIAGILSGAGFILLAIIGSVLIGLVIILFANKIKVDNPYLLVVKFDKNSVGEQIEQIMSEKTKKFSLKSKSIIQDYEIEVTYEIRVKENDAEIASEISTIQGVRSAVMLSYDGNFTA
- a CDS encoding carbohydrate-binding domain-containing protein, which codes for MIKKVNRFIPLLFGIALIISGCSSDTKTSSTQASELVNNLVTYASDDLYTDWQEDNVTFIKLSETTATVAENDGVIVEDNQILIRTTGTYVVEGTLKDGQIVVDAEDAGTVRIILNGATINSSTSAPIYVKQADKTVISLEKNTKNILSDATEYVYEDEEADEPEAADEPEAAIFSKDDLTINGSGSLNVSGNFKDGITSRDNLKITGGNLEVTSVDDGIVGRDLLAMKNATISVVATGDGVKASNDEDEKKGNIILESGSLTVQAKGDGVQAEKAVTVIDGEYSIVAGGGSPETIESASEIGGAFGNREFNNDGTNEVRTNSAEMPSGGTPPEEMTGEPPQRPTDEATEEADSEDTISTKGIKAGTEIIIAGGTFTIDSLEDALHSDQDVSISDGKVLISTGDDGIHGDANVAINGGEINIDKSKEGIEGMNITIADGTIHVNAADDGVNNNGGSSEFGMPGMAMNVSGASEETETAEEETAAEETSEEGKLLIEGGYLYVNANGDGLDSNTAIKMTGGTVLVYGPSSSGNGSLDYDQSFIIEGGTLVAAGSSGMAQGISEDSNQNAIMMTFTEFQEAGTTMYVEDSNGEQVFAIAPEKQYQTILISTPELQNEQTYTLSSGGVLTGENRDGVYNTAEYKAGSQSVEYTLSGVMTYLDESGVTEAPANGRFGGNGGGRSGMEERNPFNADQNTQTEAGQDQ